The proteins below are encoded in one region of Methanospirillum lacunae:
- a CDS encoding type II toxin-antitoxin system HicB family antitoxin — MDQIKIIIEHHPDGYIAYPVGLNGVVIGEGDTYQEALDNVTSAIRFHLETFGNKAFLDYDLIGAELAEVVI; from the coding sequence ATGGATCAAATAAAAATAATCATTGAACACCATCCTGATGGATATATTGCCTATCCTGTGGGATTGAACGGGGTTGTTATTGGTGAAGGTGACACGTATCAGGAAGCGTTAGATAATGTAACATCTGCAATACGGTTTCACCTCGAAACCTTTGGGAATAAGGCATTCCTGGATTATGATCTCATAGGAGCTGAACTCGCTGAGGTTGTTATCTGA